A genomic region of Vitreimonas flagellata contains the following coding sequences:
- a CDS encoding type II toxin-antitoxin system RatA family toxin, whose protein sequence is MTRTTIEAERILPYAPADLCRLVGDVRAYPEFVPWLQSLRVVKEEPRDEGGWEGVATAIVGWKAITERFSTTVRCEPAKGEVDVALVSGPFHALDNRWRFEPHEKGAKVRFWISYQFKNPLLNAVVSANKDKVAARVMGAFEREAKKRLGR, encoded by the coding sequence GTGACCCGCACCACGATCGAAGCAGAGCGCATCTTGCCGTATGCGCCGGCGGATTTGTGCCGGTTGGTCGGCGATGTGCGCGCGTATCCGGAATTTGTTCCGTGGCTGCAGAGCTTGCGCGTGGTGAAGGAAGAGCCGCGCGATGAAGGCGGCTGGGAAGGTGTCGCCACGGCGATCGTGGGCTGGAAGGCGATCACCGAGCGCTTCTCGACCACGGTGCGCTGCGAGCCTGCGAAGGGCGAAGTGGACGTGGCGCTGGTGAGCGGGCCCTTTCATGCGCTCGACAATCGCTGGCGCTTCGAGCCGCACGAGAAAGGCGCGAAGGTGCGCTTCTGGATTTCGTATCAGTTCAAGAACCCGTTGCTGAATGCGGTCGTGAGCGCCAACAAGGACAAGGTCGCCGCGCGGGTGATGGGCGCGTTTGAGCGCGAAGCGAAGAAGCGGCTCGGCCGCTAA
- a CDS encoding CinA family protein, whose protein sequence is MTATYKNAQKLLAETKSRGLMIATAESCTGGLIAASLAAVPGASASLERGFVTYSNEAKTEMLGVPADLIQRLGAVSRDVAIAMAEGAIAKSRADISVAVTGIAGPDGGTPEKPVGLVHLAAAGRNGATIHEEQRFGDLGRHEIQLATVLAAFDLLKRVMD, encoded by the coding sequence ATGACCGCCACCTATAAGAACGCCCAAAAGCTGCTGGCCGAAACAAAATCGCGCGGCCTGATGATCGCCACCGCTGAGAGCTGCACCGGCGGTCTGATCGCCGCTTCGCTCGCGGCCGTGCCCGGCGCTTCCGCCAGCTTGGAGCGCGGCTTCGTCACCTATTCGAACGAAGCCAAAACCGAAATGCTCGGCGTGCCCGCCGATCTTATCCAGCGCCTCGGCGCCGTCAGCCGCGACGTCGCCATTGCGATGGCCGAAGGCGCGATCGCCAAAAGCCGCGCCGACATAAGTGTCGCGGTCACCGGCATAGCCGGCCCCGACGGCGGCACGCCTGAAAAACCCGTCGGCCTCGTCCACCTGGCCGCCGCAGGCCGCAATGGCGCGACCATCCACGAAGAGCAACGCTTCGGCGATTTAGGGCGGCACGAAATCCAACTTGCGACCGTGCTCGCCGCGTTCGATCTGCTGAAGCGCGTGATGGATTAG
- a CDS encoding GFA family protein: MIYHGACHCGAVRAVYETETPVRLRHDGCSFCASRGVKSASDPDGKLALTSDAKLTRYRFGQKSADFLICPTCGAYVATYMEGPHGPVGVINVVGLAIPELKDEPVTNASLDGESEAERIARRLARWTPMQLTEAAA; encoded by the coding sequence GTGATCTATCACGGCGCATGTCATTGCGGCGCGGTGCGCGCGGTTTATGAGACGGAGACGCCGGTGCGCCTGCGCCATGACGGCTGCTCGTTCTGCGCGTCGCGCGGCGTGAAATCGGCGTCCGATCCGGACGGCAAGCTTGCGCTGACGAGTGACGCGAAGCTGACGCGCTATCGCTTTGGTCAGAAGAGCGCGGATTTTCTCATCTGCCCGACATGCGGAGCCTATGTCGCCACATACATGGAAGGCCCGCACGGCCCTGTCGGCGTGATCAATGTCGTTGGTCTGGCCATCCCCGAGCTCAAAGACGAACCCGTAACCAATGCTAGCCTCGACGGCGAAAGCGAAGCCGAACGCATCGCACGCCGCCTCGCGCGCTGGACGCCGATGCAGCTCACGGAGGCCGCGGCATGA
- a CDS encoding fused MFS/spermidine synthase — protein MQSLARRAAAPIFALALFSSAALIFVLQPLFGRMVTPLLGGSPAVWNTSMAFFQAALLVGYLYAHLLARVRDLRVQAVVHGVVLLAAWLVLPVHVTNALGAPSSEHPALWLVGVLALSVGAPFAAASATAPLLQAWYSRTGRADAHDPYYLYAASNLGSFIGLLGYPALIEPLLGAQAQSSAWTAGYVLVAALVVLCAGMAVSANDGAPAPVKSEAAPDAAAVTWRERLYWIAAAAAPSALSLGVTQHISTDVASAPMLWVIPLALYLATFVIAFAKGSEKLIASTLFIHPFAIAFLLASYYASGNWVFSVTGIVTGFFFSALVCHLTLAKARPDASRLTEFYLYVSLGGVLGGAFAALLAPVIFNNVYEYPLALAAACLFRPRQQNDMPRLMDASIGAAVMIAVLFVILNVRAATIDAVIIVGALGAACAMVAAGWGDERRPAPFRYAFLGAAAVHAGIVIWIAFHLETIFVRSIIEGAAHLEIQQPWGLVLIASSMLVLMFVVHGTTQNRRDGDSPVADFACGVALPSLLFLIMQVLVGARLTPQLLVTVGILLCAFGVFFNRGRPFVLAAVVLVSFVVIFLEDARGARIITQERSFFGVLRTRVMDDPSDPSVPPLRILLHGTTIHGAQLAAPGLTRLPLTYYHPRTALGEAILAGLSTGESSNMALIGLGAGSSACLTRPSDSLTIFEIDPAVVRLAVEPGGDFTYVPECQPNARVVIGDARLRIAEEPDGEFDVIVVDAFSSDAIPAHLLTAEAIRTYLNKTSDRGIVVLHLSNRNLALVSEAARVARDLGAYTQYRISDRFEQPYVSYYGGLAASVMIVAKSPELMSHLALPSGGWREFPAPDGPGWTDDYINLPRALWEGLSGAEECRIYPWMRRCGGELPAQETPTAPTDPTQQ, from the coding sequence ATGCAATCTCTTGCGCGCCGCGCCGCTGCGCCGATTTTCGCGCTGGCGCTGTTTTCCAGCGCTGCGCTGATCTTCGTGCTGCAGCCGCTGTTCGGGCGGATGGTGACGCCACTCTTGGGCGGATCGCCGGCGGTGTGGAACACGTCGATGGCGTTTTTCCAGGCGGCGTTGCTGGTGGGCTACCTCTATGCGCACTTGCTGGCGCGCGTGCGCGATTTGCGGGTGCAGGCCGTGGTGCATGGCGTGGTTCTGTTGGCGGCGTGGCTGGTGCTGCCCGTGCACGTGACGAACGCGCTGGGCGCGCCGAGTTCTGAGCATCCGGCATTGTGGCTTGTTGGTGTGCTCGCGCTTTCGGTGGGCGCGCCGTTCGCCGCGGCATCAGCGACCGCGCCTTTGCTGCAAGCCTGGTATTCGCGCACCGGACGCGCAGACGCACACGATCCGTATTATCTCTACGCGGCGAGCAATTTGGGTTCGTTCATCGGCCTGCTCGGGTATCCGGCCTTGATCGAACCGCTCTTGGGCGCGCAGGCGCAGAGTAGCGCGTGGACAGCGGGTTATGTGCTGGTGGCGGCGCTGGTGGTGCTGTGCGCGGGCATGGCGGTGTCGGCCAATGACGGCGCGCCTGCGCCGGTGAAATCGGAAGCTGCGCCGGATGCGGCGGCGGTGACGTGGCGCGAGCGTCTGTATTGGATCGCGGCGGCGGCGGCGCCGTCCGCACTTTCGCTCGGCGTGACGCAGCACATTTCGACGGATGTGGCCTCGGCGCCGATGCTGTGGGTGATCCCGCTGGCGCTTTATCTCGCGACGTTCGTGATCGCATTCGCGAAGGGCAGCGAGAAGCTGATTGCGTCGACGCTCTTCATTCATCCCTTCGCAATCGCGTTTTTGCTGGCGTCCTATTACGCGTCCGGCAATTGGGTGTTCTCGGTCACCGGGATTGTGACTGGCTTCTTCTTCAGCGCGCTCGTGTGCCACCTGACGCTCGCTAAGGCGCGGCCGGATGCGAGCCGGCTGACGGAGTTTTATCTTTACGTGTCGCTGGGCGGCGTGCTCGGCGGCGCGTTCGCGGCGCTATTGGCGCCGGTGATCTTCAACAACGTCTATGAATATCCGTTGGCCTTGGCGGCGGCGTGCTTGTTCAGACCGCGCCAACAGAACGACATGCCGCGTTTGATGGATGCTTCAATAGGCGCGGCCGTGATGATCGCGGTGCTGTTCGTGATCTTGAACGTGCGCGCGGCGACGATCGATGCGGTGATCATTGTCGGCGCGCTGGGTGCAGCGTGCGCGATGGTGGCGGCGGGGTGGGGCGATGAACGCCGACCGGCGCCGTTCCGCTATGCGTTCCTCGGTGCGGCGGCCGTGCATGCGGGCATTGTGATTTGGATCGCCTTCCATCTGGAGACGATCTTCGTCCGCTCCATCATCGAAGGCGCCGCGCATCTGGAAATTCAGCAGCCTTGGGGCTTGGTGCTAATCGCGTCGAGCATGCTGGTGTTGATGTTTGTGGTACACGGCACGACGCAGAACCGACGCGACGGGGATTCGCCCGTCGCGGATTTTGCGTGCGGCGTGGCGCTGCCGAGTTTGTTGTTTCTCATTATGCAGGTGCTCGTCGGCGCGCGGCTGACGCCGCAATTGCTGGTGACGGTCGGCATTCTGCTCTGTGCGTTTGGCGTGTTCTTCAATCGCGGGCGGCCATTTGTGTTGGCGGCTGTGGTGCTGGTATCGTTTGTTGTGATCTTCTTGGAAGACGCACGCGGTGCGCGGATTATCACGCAAGAGCGCAGCTTCTTCGGCGTGCTGCGTACGCGCGTGATGGACGATCCGAGCGATCCGAGCGTGCCGCCGTTGCGTATTCTTTTGCACGGCACCACGATCCACGGCGCCCAGCTCGCAGCCCCCGGCCTCACCCGCCTGCCCCTCACCTATTATCATCCGCGCACCGCGCTAGGGGAGGCGATCCTCGCGGGCCTTTCGACCGGCGAAAGCTCAAATATGGCGCTGATCGGTTTGGGCGCTGGTTCGTCGGCGTGCCTGACGCGTCCGAGCGATAGTTTGACGATTTTCGAGATCGATCCAGCTGTTGTGCGCTTGGCAGTAGAACCCGGCGGCGACTTTACCTACGTGCCGGAATGTCAGCCGAACGCGCGCGTCGTGATCGGCGATGCGCGGCTGCGGATCGCTGAAGAGCCGGATGGCGAGTTCGATGTGATCGTCGTCGATGCGTTCTCGTCCGACGCGATCCCGGCGCACTTGCTGACGGCGGAAGCGATCCGCACGTACCTCAACAAGACCTCGGATCGCGGCATCGTGGTGTTGCACCTATCGAACCGCAATCTGGCGCTGGTGTCGGAAGCGGCGCGCGTGGCGCGTGATCTGGGCGCCTACACGCAATACCGGATCAGCGATCGCTTCGAGCAGCCATATGTGTCGTATTATGGCGGCTTGGCCGCGAGCGTGATGATCGTGGCGAAATCGCCGGAGCTCATGAGCCATCTCGCGCTGCCGAGCGGCGGTTGGCGGGAGTTTCCGGCGCCGGATGGGCCCGGTTGGACGGACGATTACATCAATCTGCCGCGTGCGCTCTGGGAAGGGCTCTCAGGCGCGGAAGAGTGCCGCATCTATCCTTGGATGCGCAGATGTGGCGGCGAATTGCCGGCGCAGGAAACGCCGACGGCGCCGACTGATCCGACGCAGCAATAG
- a CDS encoding MarC family protein, whose product MLSLLLASFVTFFVAIDPVAMAPMFTTMTSGMTPEWRRKMAIKSVAIASGILLAFAFGGAWLLEQIHVSMDAFRIAGGLLLFLIAVDMLFEKRAERRDERAEKVAQHQAEHPEHQDDISVFPLAIPLIAGPGAIASIMLFFAQYEGALERTMVLLGVGINLALCLGAFLLAGPISKVMGPTVGSMLTRVFGILLAALAAQFVVDGVRNAFGIGA is encoded by the coding sequence ATGCTGTCTCTTCTGCTTGCTTCGTTCGTGACGTTCTTCGTCGCTATCGACCCTGTGGCGATGGCGCCCATGTTTACGACCATGACATCGGGCATGACGCCGGAATGGCGTCGCAAGATGGCGATCAAGTCGGTGGCGATTGCGAGCGGCATTTTGTTGGCGTTTGCGTTTGGCGGCGCCTGGCTGCTGGAACAGATCCATGTGTCGATGGATGCATTCCGGATCGCCGGCGGTTTGCTGTTGTTCCTGATCGCGGTCGACATGCTGTTCGAGAAGCGCGCGGAGCGACGTGATGAGCGGGCCGAGAAGGTGGCGCAGCATCAGGCCGAGCACCCAGAGCATCAGGACGACATTTCGGTGTTTCCGCTGGCGATTCCGCTGATTGCGGGCCCGGGCGCGATCGCTTCGATCATGCTTTTCTTCGCGCAATATGAAGGCGCGCTGGAGCGGACGATGGTTCTGCTCGGCGTCGGGATCAATTTGGCGCTGTGCTTGGGGGCCTTCCTGTTGGCTGGCCCGATCTCGAAAGTGATGGGGCCGACGGTGGGCTCGATGCTGACGCGCGTGTTTGGGATTTTGCTTGCGGCCCTGGCGGCGCAATTCGTTGTTGATGGCGTACGCAACGCCTTTGGGATCGGCGCATGA
- the lpdA gene encoding dihydrolipoyl dehydrogenase yields the protein MSNSFDLIVIGSGPGGYVTAIRASQLGMKVAIVERDRLGGICLNWGCIPTKALLRSAEVYRNFKHAGEFGLSAEGVKFDPAAVVKRSRGVAGRMEKGVQFLMKKNKITVVEGEARLEKGSAAPKVVVKGKDGKDASYDAKHVILATGARAREIPAAGLKSDGKRIWTYRDAMIPPEWPESLLVFGSGAIGIEFASFYAAFGVKVTVVELLDRVLPVEDEEISAFAKKRFEKEGLKILTSTEAKSLKATANGVEAVVAANGKQETLAASHAIVAVGITGNIENLGLETLGVKTERGHIVTDGYGKTNVAGLYAIGDVTGAPWLAHKASHEGMICVEAIAGQKPHAMIKERIAGCTYSHPQVASVGLTEAKAKAAGREVRVGRFPFVGNGKAIALGEDQGMVKVVFDAKTGELLGAHMVGAEVTELIQGYVVAMNAEVTEQELMETVFPHPTLSEMMHEAVLDAYGRVLHV from the coding sequence ATGAGCAACTCGTTTGATCTGATCGTGATTGGTTCGGGCCCTGGCGGCTATGTGACCGCCATCCGCGCGTCGCAGCTGGGGATGAAGGTGGCGATCGTGGAGCGCGATCGTCTGGGCGGCATTTGCCTCAACTGGGGCTGCATCCCGACCAAGGCGCTGCTGCGCTCGGCCGAAGTGTATCGCAATTTCAAACATGCGGGCGAGTTCGGGCTTTCGGCCGAGGGCGTGAAGTTTGATCCCGCGGCGGTGGTGAAGCGCTCGCGCGGCGTGGCCGGACGCATGGAGAAGGGCGTCCAGTTCTTGATGAAGAAGAACAAGATCACAGTCGTGGAAGGCGAAGCGCGCTTGGAGAAGGGCAGTGCGGCGCCGAAAGTGGTCGTGAAGGGCAAGGACGGCAAAGACGCGTCGTATGATGCGAAGCACGTGATCCTCGCCACCGGTGCGCGGGCGCGTGAGATTCCGGCCGCAGGCTTGAAGAGCGACGGCAAGAGGATTTGGACTTATCGCGATGCGATGATTCCGCCGGAATGGCCGGAGAGTTTGCTGGTGTTCGGCTCGGGCGCGATCGGGATTGAGTTTGCTTCTTTCTATGCGGCGTTCGGCGTGAAGGTGACGGTGGTCGAATTGCTCGACCGCGTGTTGCCGGTCGAAGACGAGGAAATCTCCGCGTTCGCGAAGAAGCGCTTCGAGAAGGAAGGGCTGAAGATTTTGACATCCACCGAAGCGAAGTCGCTGAAGGCGACGGCGAACGGTGTTGAGGCCGTGGTGGCGGCGAACGGCAAGCAAGAGACCCTGGCGGCGTCGCATGCGATCGTGGCTGTGGGCATCACGGGCAACATTGAAAATCTGGGGCTTGAAACGCTCGGTGTGAAAACGGAGCGCGGGCACATCGTCACGGATGGCTACGGCAAGACGAACGTGGCCGGGCTCTATGCGATTGGCGATGTAACCGGCGCGCCGTGGTTGGCGCACAAGGCGTCGCACGAAGGCATGATCTGCGTCGAGGCGATTGCGGGGCAGAAGCCGCACGCGATGATCAAGGAGCGCATCGCCGGTTGCACCTATTCGCATCCGCAAGTCGCAAGCGTTGGCCTCACCGAAGCCAAGGCAAAAGCGGCGGGGCGTGAGGTGCGGGTGGGGCGCTTCCCATTCGTCGGCAACGGGAAGGCGATTGCGCTGGGCGAGGACCAGGGCATGGTCAAAGTGGTGTTCGACGCAAAGACCGGCGAATTGCTCGGCGCGCATATGGTGGGCGCTGAAGTGACGGAGCTGATTCAGGGCTATGTCGTCGCCATGAACGCCGAAGTGACGGAGCAGGAGCTGATGGAAACAGTGTTCCCGCATCCGACGCTCTCGGAAATGATGCACGAAGCGGTGCTCGATGCGTATGGGCGCGTGCTGCACGTCTAG
- a CDS encoding AMP-binding protein, translating into MAQKPFELARTRVSLFEALLRARDGRGGKYKILEDHERKPLSYDDIVRAAFALGGKLDMLIKRRETAGILLPTGAGCVVTFFALQAIGRTPAMLNFTAGAMNLRAACEAANVKKILTSRAFIKLGGLEALEKELSKHAKLIYLEDVRKTIDIGDKLVALLKGSFPRVFAAKANPDDTGVILFTSGSYGTPRGAVLSHANIVGNVEQAHAHVPFDPEWVFFNPLPMFHCFGLTGGAMLPLFTGHKVFLFPSPLQVKEIPKLVKETGANVFFATDTFAQQYARNAKDGDLNCIKLMVCGAERVKPETRELYKTRFDVELLEGYGATEASPVIAVNIPGANKHGTVGQFLPGIEWRLEPVPGIEGGQKLFVRGPNVMRGYLDPTKPFGIDLLPQGWHDTGDVVDVDEDGFIRILGRVKRFAKVGGEMVSLNAVESYAQTVWPDHLHAAVALPDSRKGERIILFTDNADAKVEDLQAWCKENGASELAIPKRIVVIESIPVLGSGKTDYVVLQRMAAERFAEAKAA; encoded by the coding sequence ATGGCGCAGAAACCGTTCGAGTTGGCGCGTACGCGCGTCTCCTTGTTCGAAGCCCTTCTTCGGGCGCGTGATGGTCGCGGCGGCAAGTACAAGATTCTTGAGGATCACGAGCGTAAGCCGCTCTCCTACGACGACATCGTCCGCGCCGCGTTCGCGCTCGGCGGCAAGCTCGACATGTTGATCAAGCGCCGCGAAACCGCGGGCATCCTGCTGCCAACAGGCGCGGGCTGTGTGGTCACGTTCTTTGCGCTGCAAGCCATTGGCCGCACACCGGCTATGCTCAACTTCACGGCCGGTGCGATGAATCTCCGCGCCGCGTGCGAAGCCGCGAACGTCAAAAAGATTCTGACATCCCGCGCCTTCATCAAGCTCGGCGGTCTCGAAGCGTTGGAGAAGGAACTCTCCAAGCACGCTAAGCTCATCTATCTCGAAGACGTCCGCAAAACGATCGACATCGGCGACAAGCTCGTCGCCTTGCTGAAGGGCTCTTTCCCCCGCGTATTCGCCGCGAAAGCCAATCCGGACGACACCGGCGTCATCCTCTTCACATCGGGCTCGTACGGCACACCGCGCGGCGCTGTGCTGAGCCACGCCAACATTGTCGGCAATGTCGAACAAGCACACGCGCACGTGCCGTTCGATCCGGAATGGGTGTTCTTCAACCCGCTGCCGATGTTCCATTGCTTCGGCCTGACGGGTGGGGCGATGCTGCCGCTCTTCACCGGCCACAAAGTGTTTCTCTTCCCGTCGCCGCTGCAGGTGAAGGAAATTCCGAAGTTGGTGAAGGAAACCGGCGCCAACGTCTTCTTCGCCACCGACACGTTCGCGCAGCAATATGCGCGCAACGCCAAGGACGGCGATCTCAATTGCATCAAGCTCATGGTCTGCGGCGCTGAACGCGTGAAACCGGAGACCCGCGAACTCTACAAGACCCGCTTCGACGTCGAATTGCTCGAAGGCTATGGCGCGACCGAGGCCTCGCCCGTCATCGCCGTGAATATCCCCGGCGCCAACAAGCACGGCACCGTCGGCCAATTCCTGCCTGGCATTGAGTGGCGCCTGGAGCCGGTGCCGGGCATCGAAGGCGGCCAGAAGCTCTTCGTGCGCGGCCCCAACGTGATGCGCGGCTATCTCGATCCCACGAAGCCGTTCGGCATCGATCTCTTGCCGCAAGGCTGGCACGACACGGGCGACGTGGTGGATGTCGACGAAGACGGCTTCATCCGTATCCTCGGCCGCGTGAAGCGCTTCGCCAAAGTCGGCGGCGAGATGGTCTCGCTCAACGCCGTCGAGAGCTACGCCCAAACCGTGTGGCCCGACCACCTCCACGCCGCCGTGGCCTTGCCGGATTCCCGCAAAGGCGAACGCATCATCCTCTTCACGGATAACGCTGACGCCAAAGTCGAAGACCTGCAGGCCTGGTGCAAAGAAAACGGCGCCAGCGAGCTCGCGATCCCGAAACGCATCGTCGTCATCGAAAGCATCCCGGTGCTCGGCAGCGGCAAAACCGATTACGTCGTGCTGCAACGCATGGCGGCGGAGCGCTTCGCGGAAGCGAAAGCGGCTTAA
- the lipA gene encoding lipoyl synthase encodes MPTLIDLRSEGEKPGEARPRHPEKERRPDNASPRKPDWIRVKAPTSLGYHQTKELVRDLKLHTVCEEAGCPNIGECWSQKHATFMILGGICTRACSFCNVSTGKPSPLDESEPENVAHATAKMGLKHVVVTSVDRDDLDDGGADHFVRTIRAIREAAPETTIEILTPDFLRKPGAAELVIDAAPDVFNHNLETVPRLYHSIRPGARYYQSLRLLDSVKQRDPNQFTKSGLMVGLGETKDEVLQVMDDLRVANVDFLTIGQYLQPTKKHAAIDRFWTPEEFKALETIAYAKGFLMVSASPLTRSSHHAGEDFARLKAARLAQQA; translated from the coding sequence ATGCCGACGCTGATTGATTTGCGCTCAGAAGGCGAAAAGCCGGGCGAAGCCCGCCCCCGCCACCCCGAAAAGGAGCGGCGGCCGGATAATGCGTCGCCGCGTAAGCCGGACTGGATCCGGGTGAAGGCGCCGACGAGCTTGGGCTACCACCAGACCAAAGAGCTCGTGCGCGATCTGAAGCTGCACACGGTCTGCGAAGAAGCCGGCTGCCCGAACATCGGCGAGTGCTGGAGCCAAAAGCACGCGACCTTCATGATCCTGGGGGGCATCTGCACGCGCGCCTGCAGCTTCTGCAACGTGTCGACGGGCAAGCCGTCGCCGCTGGATGAGTCTGAGCCGGAGAATGTCGCGCACGCCACCGCGAAGATGGGCTTGAAGCATGTCGTGGTGACGTCAGTCGATCGCGACGATCTGGACGACGGCGGCGCCGATCATTTCGTGCGGACGATCCGCGCTATTCGTGAGGCTGCGCCTGAGACGACGATTGAAATTTTGACGCCGGACTTTTTGCGTAAGCCGGGTGCTGCGGAATTGGTGATCGACGCGGCGCCGGATGTGTTCAACCACAATCTGGAAACCGTGCCGCGGCTCTATCATTCGATCCGGCCGGGCGCGCGTTATTATCAATCGCTGCGCTTGCTGGATTCGGTGAAGCAGCGCGATCCGAACCAATTCACGAAGTCTGGGCTGATGGTGGGCCTCGGTGAGACGAAAGACGAAGTGCTGCAGGTCATGGATGATCTGCGCGTCGCTAACGTGGATTTTCTCACCATCGGCCAATATTTGCAGCCGACGAAGAAGCACGCGGCGATCGATCGGTTCTGGACGCCGGAAGAGTTCAAGGCGCTGGAGACGATCGCGTACGCCAAGGGCTTTCTCATGGTGTCGGCCTCGCCGCTGACGCGCTCTTCGCATCACGCGGGCGAAGATTTTGCGCGGCTGAAAGCGGCGCGTTTGGCGCAGCAAGCTTGA
- a CDS encoding pyruvate dehydrogenase complex dihydrolipoamide acetyltransferase, translated as MTTQITMPALSPTMEEGNLAKWHVKVGDTIEPGQVIAEIETDKATMEVEAVDEGVIAEILVAEGTQGVKVNTPIATLAGEGEAAKPVAKTPPPQAGEVRAQRGEGEVRNAPLSQPAARADSSPVRGGASEPRVLASPLARRLAEQGGIDLSGLAGSGPHGRVVKADVEAALKAPPAAKKPAPRRDEPPRLESRALATQAPATQTPVQHKTLEQQGIRAGSYDLVPLDLMRKTIAKRMTESFRDVPHFPLNIDIEIDTLLKARAEINKRFGDKGVKISVNDMCIKAAALALKLVPEANASYTPDGIAVHHHADVAVAVAIPGGLITPIIWAAETKGLAQISHEMADLAERARTKKLKPEEFQGGTFSISNMGMMGIKSFASIINEPHGMIMSIGAGEKRPVVKNDALAIATMMSVTVTCDHRVVDGALGAAFLKAFRGFLEDPMAMLL; from the coding sequence ATGACGACGCAAATCACCATGCCCGCGCTTTCTCCGACGATGGAGGAGGGCAATCTCGCGAAATGGCACGTGAAGGTCGGCGATACGATCGAGCCGGGTCAGGTCATCGCCGAGATCGAGACGGATAAGGCGACGATGGAAGTCGAGGCCGTCGATGAAGGCGTGATCGCTGAGATTTTGGTCGCTGAGGGTACGCAAGGCGTGAAGGTGAATACGCCGATCGCAACGCTCGCGGGCGAAGGCGAAGCGGCGAAGCCGGTTGCGAAAACTCCTCCCCCGCAAGCGGGGGAGGTCCGAGCGCAGCGAGGGGAGGGGGAAGTGCGCAACGCCCCCCTCAGTCAGCCCGCTGCGCGCGCTGACAGCTCCCCCGTGCGCGGGGGAGCATCCGAACCGCGCGTACTCGCGTCGCCATTGGCGCGTCGGCTCGCAGAGCAAGGTGGGATTGATCTTTCGGGGCTTGCGGGTTCGGGGCCGCATGGGCGCGTGGTGAAGGCGGATGTGGAAGCGGCGTTGAAGGCGCCGCCGGCTGCGAAGAAGCCAGCGCCGCGCAGGGATGAGCCCCCGCGTTTGGAATCGCGTGCGCTGGCGACGCAAGCGCCAGCTACGCAAACGCCCGTGCAACACAAAACGCTGGAGCAGCAAGGCATTCGCGCGGGCTCATACGATCTCGTGCCGCTTGATCTGATGCGCAAAACGATCGCCAAGCGCATGACCGAAAGCTTCCGCGATGTGCCGCATTTTCCGCTGAACATCGATATCGAGATCGACACGCTGTTGAAGGCGCGGGCCGAGATCAACAAGCGCTTCGGCGATAAGGGCGTGAAGATTTCGGTCAACGACATGTGCATCAAGGCGGCGGCCTTGGCGCTGAAGCTCGTCCCGGAAGCCAACGCGTCATACACGCCGGACGGCATCGCGGTTCACCACCACGCCGACGTCGCCGTGGCCGTGGCGATACCGGGCGGCTTGATCACGCCGATCATCTGGGCGGCGGAGACGAAGGGCCTCGCGCAAATCTCGCACGAGATGGCCGATCTGGCCGAACGCGCGCGCACCAAGAAGCTGAAACCGGAAGAGTTTCAGGGCGGCACGTTCTCGATCTCCAACATGGGCATGATGGGAATCAAGAGTTTCGCCTCGATCATCAACGAACCGCACGGCATGATCATGTCGATCGGCGCCGGCGAAAAGCGACCGGTCGTGAAGAACGACGCGCTGGCGATCGCGACAATGATGAGCGTGACCGTGACGTGCGATCACCGCGTCGTCGATGGCGCGCTGGGCGCGGCCTTCCTGAAAGCGTTCCGCGGCTTCCTGGAAGACCCGATGGCGATGTTGCTCTGA